The following coding sequences lie in one Apium graveolens cultivar Ventura chromosome 3, ASM990537v1, whole genome shotgun sequence genomic window:
- the LOC141712478 gene encoding UPF0057 membrane protein At2g24040-like has protein sequence MASGCALLCEVLIAILLPPLGVCLRQGCCSVEFFICIILTILGYVPGIIYALYAILCVDRDMYRGDYYTLA, from the exons ATGGCATCAGGATGTGCACTCCTCTGCGAAGTCCTCATCGCCATCTTGCTTCCTCCTCTCGGTGTCTGTCTCAGACAAGGCTGCTGCTCC GTTGAATTTTTCATATGCATAATATTAACAATACTGGGCTACGTTCCCGGGATCATTTACGCACTCTACGCTATTCTCTGTGTTGATCGTGATATGTATCGTGGCGATTACTACACTCTTGCCTAG